A single region of the Mycobacterium lentiflavum genome encodes:
- a CDS encoding LLM class F420-dependent oxidoreductase, with product MDYGLVLFTSDRGISPAAAAKLADDHGFKTFYVPEHTHIPVKREAAHPTTGDESLPDDRYMRTLDPWVSLGAACAVTSRVRLSTAVALPVEHDPITLAKSIATLDHLSGGRVSLGVGFGWNTDELADHGVPAGRRRTCLREYLEAMRALWTQEEASYDGEFVKFGPSWAWPKPVQAHVPVLVGAAGNEKNFKWIARSADGWITTPRDFNIDEPVQLLQDTWAAAGRDGAPQIVALDFKPVPEKLAHWSELGVTEVLFGLPDKSADEVAAYVERLAGKLSSMV from the coding sequence ATGGATTACGGGCTAGTGCTTTTCACCAGTGACCGGGGCATCTCTCCGGCAGCCGCCGCCAAACTTGCCGACGACCACGGCTTCAAGACGTTCTACGTGCCGGAACACACCCACATCCCGGTCAAGCGGGAGGCGGCCCATCCGACCACAGGCGACGAGTCGCTGCCGGACGACCGCTACATGCGCACGCTGGACCCGTGGGTGAGCCTGGGCGCGGCGTGCGCGGTGACGTCGCGGGTGCGGCTGTCCACCGCGGTGGCGCTGCCCGTCGAGCACGACCCGATCACGCTGGCGAAAAGCATCGCCACGCTGGACCACCTCTCCGGTGGCCGTGTCAGCCTGGGTGTTGGATTCGGTTGGAACACCGACGAACTGGCCGACCACGGCGTGCCGGCCGGACGCCGCCGCACCTGCCTGCGCGAATACCTCGAAGCGATGCGCGCGCTGTGGACACAAGAGGAAGCCTCCTACGACGGCGAGTTCGTCAAGTTCGGCCCCAGCTGGGCGTGGCCCAAGCCGGTGCAGGCGCACGTTCCGGTGCTGGTAGGCGCCGCGGGCAACGAGAAGAACTTCAAGTGGATAGCGCGCAGCGCGGACGGCTGGATCACCACGCCGCGCGACTTCAACATCGACGAGCCAGTGCAGCTGTTGCAGGACACCTGGGCGGCCGCCGGGCGCGACGGCGCCCCGCAGATCGTGGCGCTGGACTTCAAGCCAGTGCCCGAGAAGCTGGCGCACTGGTCCGAACTTGGGGTGACCGAGGTGCTGTTCGGCCTTCCGGACAAGTCCGCAGACGAGGTCGCCGCCTACGTCGAACGTTTGGCGGGCAAACTCTCGTCGATGGTGTGA
- the sucD gene encoding succinate--CoA ligase subunit alpha, which yields MSIFLNKDSKVIVQGITGGEGTKHTALMLKAGTQVVGGVNARKAGTTVSHVDPVGKDVELPVFGSVAEAMKETGANVSVVFVPPKFAKDAIIEAIDAEIPLLVVITEGIPVQDSAYAWAYNVHKGQKTRIIGPNCPGIITPGEALAGITPANISGPGPVGLVSKSGTLTYQMMYELRDFGFSTSIGIGGDPVIGTTHIDAIEAFEKDPETKIIVMIGEIGGDAEERAADYIKANVSKPVVGYVAGFTAPEGKTMGHAGAIVSGSSGTAAAKKEALEAAGVRVGKTPSETAALAREILQNL from the coding sequence ATGTCGATCTTCCTGAACAAGGACTCCAAGGTCATCGTCCAGGGCATCACCGGCGGTGAGGGCACCAAGCACACCGCGCTGATGCTCAAGGCCGGCACCCAGGTGGTCGGTGGCGTCAACGCCCGCAAGGCCGGCACCACGGTGTCGCACGTCGATCCTGTCGGCAAGGACGTCGAACTGCCGGTGTTCGGCAGCGTCGCGGAGGCGATGAAGGAGACCGGCGCCAACGTGTCGGTCGTGTTCGTGCCGCCGAAGTTCGCCAAGGACGCCATCATCGAGGCCATCGACGCCGAGATTCCGCTGCTGGTGGTCATCACCGAGGGAATTCCGGTGCAGGACAGCGCATATGCGTGGGCCTACAACGTCCACAAGGGTCAGAAGACGCGGATCATCGGCCCGAACTGTCCCGGCATCATCACCCCGGGTGAGGCGCTGGCCGGCATCACCCCGGCCAACATCAGCGGCCCCGGCCCGGTCGGGCTGGTGTCCAAGTCCGGCACGCTGACCTACCAGATGATGTATGAGCTGCGTGATTTCGGCTTCTCGACCTCGATCGGCATCGGTGGCGACCCGGTGATCGGCACCACCCACATCGATGCCATCGAGGCGTTCGAGAAGGACCCCGAGACCAAGATCATCGTGATGATCGGCGAGATCGGCGGTGACGCCGAGGAACGGGCGGCCGACTACATCAAGGCCAACGTGTCCAAGCCGGTGGTCGGCTACGTCGCGGGATTCACTGCGCCGGAGGGCAAGACGATGGGCCACGCGGGCGCGATCGTGTCCGGCTCGTCGGGCACCGCGGCCGCCAAGAAGGAAGCCCTGGAGGCCGCCGGAGTCAGGGTGGGCAAGACGCCGTCGGAGACCGCGGCGCTGGCCCGGGAGATCCTGCAGAACCTCTAG
- the purH gene encoding bifunctional phosphoribosylaminoimidazolecarboxamide formyltransferase/IMP cyclohydrolase, whose protein sequence is MSTDESKRAIRRALISVYDKTGLIELAQGLSAAGVEIVSTGSTAKTIADNGIPVTPVEELTGFPEVLDGRVKTLHPRVHAGLLADLRKPEHAAALEELGIAAFELVVVNLYPFSQTVDSGAGLDECVEQIDIGGPSMVRAAAKNHPSVAVVVDPLGYDGVLAATRSGGFTLAERKKLASLAFAHTAEYDIAVASWMESTLAPEHPQTTFPRWFGHSWRRSAMLRYGENPHQQAALYVDPAAWPGLAQAEQLHGKEMSYNNFTDADAAWRAAFDHEETCVAIIKHANPCGIAISSVSVADAHRKAHECDPLSAFGGVIATNTEVSVEMAEYVSTIFTEVIVAPAYEPDALDVLTRKKNIRVLVASEPLAGGSELKPISGGLLMQQRDQLDAHGDNPANWTLAAGSPADPATLSDLVFAWRTCRAVKSNAIVIASGGATIGVGMGQVNRVDAARLAVERGNARGEDRVGGAVAASDAFFPFPDGLETLARAGVKAIVHPGGSVRDDEVTAAATAAGVTLYLTGARHFAH, encoded by the coding sequence ATGAGCACCGACGAGTCAAAAAGAGCGATTCGGCGTGCGTTGATCAGCGTCTACGACAAGACCGGCCTCATCGAACTGGCTCAGGGTCTGAGCGCGGCCGGCGTCGAGATCGTCTCGACCGGATCGACCGCGAAAACCATTGCAGACAACGGGATTCCGGTGACACCCGTGGAGGAGCTGACCGGCTTTCCCGAGGTGCTCGACGGCCGGGTCAAGACCCTGCACCCGCGCGTGCACGCCGGACTGCTGGCCGATCTGCGCAAGCCCGAACACGCCGCGGCGCTCGAGGAGCTCGGGATCGCCGCCTTCGAGCTGGTCGTCGTCAACCTCTATCCGTTCAGCCAGACCGTCGACTCCGGCGCGGGCCTGGACGAATGCGTCGAGCAGATCGACATCGGCGGGCCGTCGATGGTCCGGGCGGCCGCGAAGAACCATCCGAGTGTGGCGGTGGTCGTCGACCCGCTCGGTTACGACGGGGTGCTCGCGGCGACGCGCAGCGGCGGATTCACGCTCGCCGAGCGCAAGAAGCTGGCGTCGTTGGCCTTTGCGCACACCGCCGAGTACGACATCGCCGTGGCGAGCTGGATGGAGTCGACGCTGGCGCCCGAGCATCCGCAGACCACCTTCCCGCGGTGGTTCGGCCACAGCTGGCGCCGCTCGGCGATGCTGCGCTACGGCGAGAACCCGCATCAGCAGGCCGCACTGTACGTGGACCCGGCGGCGTGGCCGGGTCTGGCGCAGGCCGAGCAGCTGCATGGAAAAGAGATGTCCTACAACAACTTCACCGATGCGGACGCGGCCTGGCGGGCGGCCTTCGACCACGAAGAGACTTGTGTGGCAATCATCAAGCACGCCAACCCGTGTGGCATCGCCATCTCGTCGGTGTCGGTTGCCGACGCACATCGCAAGGCCCACGAGTGTGATCCGCTGAGCGCCTTCGGGGGCGTCATTGCCACGAATACCGAAGTGAGCGTCGAGATGGCGGAGTACGTAAGCACCATCTTCACCGAGGTGATCGTCGCCCCGGCCTACGAGCCGGATGCCCTCGACGTGCTGACGCGCAAGAAGAACATCCGGGTGCTGGTGGCCTCCGAGCCGCTGGCCGGTGGCTCCGAGCTGAAACCGATCAGCGGGGGACTGCTGATGCAGCAGCGCGATCAGCTTGACGCGCACGGCGACAACCCGGCCAACTGGACGCTGGCGGCCGGCTCGCCGGCGGACCCGGCGACGTTGAGCGACCTGGTGTTTGCGTGGCGCACTTGTCGCGCGGTGAAGTCGAACGCGATCGTGATCGCGTCCGGCGGCGCCACTATCGGCGTCGGTATGGGTCAGGTCAACAGGGTGGACGCGGCTCGGCTGGCCGTCGAAAGAGGGAATGCCCGCGGTGAGGACCGAGTCGGTGGGGCGGTCGCGGCCTCCGACGCGTTCTTCCCGTTCCCCGACGGACTGGAAACGCTGGCTCGCGCCGGCGTCAAGGCGATCGTGCATCCGGGAGGCTCGGTGCGCGACGACGAAGTGACCGCCGCGGCCACCGCGGCCGGGGTCACGCTATACCTCACCGGGGCGCGTCACTTCGCTCACTGA
- a CDS encoding sigma 54-interacting transcriptional regulator, with protein MVTSPSNLPRTVGELRAAGHRERGVKQEIRENLLTALAEGDDIWPGILGFEDTVLPQLERALIAGHDFVLLGERGQGKTRLLRALIGLLDEWTPVIGGAELGEHPYTPITPESIRRAATLGDDLPVEWRHRSERYTEKLATPDTSVADLVGDIDPIKVAEGRSLGDPETIAYGLIPRAHRGIVAVNELPDLAERIQVSMLNVMEERDIQVRGYTLRLPLDVLVVASANPEDYTNRGRIITPLKDRFGAEIRTHYPLELDAEVGVIVQEAHLSAQVPDYLTQVIARFARYLRESNSVDQRSGVSARFAIAAAETVAASARHRGAMLGETDPVARVVDLGTVIDVLRGKLEFESGEEGREQAVLEHLLRRATADTASRALGGIDVGPLVAAVEAGSAVTTGERISAKDVLAAVPGLPVVEEIADRLNAESEGERAAALELALEALYLAKRIDKVSGEGQTVYG; from the coding sequence GTGGTGACATCACCGAGCAACTTGCCCCGAACCGTCGGCGAGCTACGTGCCGCCGGCCATCGTGAGCGGGGAGTCAAGCAGGAAATCCGCGAGAATCTACTGACCGCTCTGGCCGAGGGTGACGACATCTGGCCGGGCATTCTGGGATTCGAGGACACCGTATTGCCCCAGCTGGAGCGGGCGTTGATCGCGGGTCACGACTTCGTTCTGCTCGGCGAGCGCGGCCAGGGCAAAACTCGATTGCTGCGCGCGCTGATCGGGCTGCTCGACGAATGGACGCCGGTGATCGGGGGCGCGGAGCTCGGTGAGCACCCGTACACGCCGATCACGCCGGAGTCGATCCGCCGGGCCGCCACCCTTGGCGACGACCTGCCGGTGGAGTGGCGGCATCGCAGCGAGCGCTACACCGAGAAACTGGCCACCCCCGACACCAGCGTCGCCGACCTGGTCGGTGACATCGACCCGATCAAGGTGGCCGAGGGCCGCAGCCTCGGGGACCCGGAAACCATCGCCTACGGGCTGATCCCGCGCGCGCACCGCGGCATCGTCGCGGTCAACGAACTGCCCGACCTCGCCGAGCGCATTCAGGTGTCGATGCTCAACGTGATGGAAGAGCGCGACATCCAGGTCCGCGGTTACACGCTGCGCCTGCCGCTAGACGTGTTGGTGGTCGCCAGCGCCAACCCCGAGGACTACACCAACCGCGGTCGCATCATCACGCCGCTCAAAGACCGGTTCGGCGCCGAAATCCGTACCCACTACCCGCTGGAGCTCGACGCCGAGGTCGGCGTCATCGTTCAGGAAGCACACCTGAGCGCACAGGTGCCCGATTACCTGACGCAGGTGATCGCGCGGTTCGCCCGCTACCTGCGGGAGTCCAACTCGGTGGACCAGCGATCCGGCGTCTCGGCGCGATTCGCCATCGCCGCGGCGGAAACCGTCGCCGCATCGGCCCGCCATCGCGGCGCCATGCTCGGCGAGACCGACCCGGTCGCCCGGGTTGTCGACCTGGGCACGGTGATCGACGTGCTGCGCGGCAAGCTGGAGTTCGAATCCGGTGAGGAAGGCCGCGAACAGGCGGTGCTCGAGCATCTGTTGCGTCGTGCGACCGCCGACACCGCGTCGCGCGCGCTCGGCGGCATCGACGTCGGCCCGTTGGTCGCCGCGGTGGAAGCCGGTTCCGCGGTGACCACCGGCGAGCGCATCTCCGCCAAGGACGTGCTGGCCGCCGTTCCGGGCCTGCCCGTCGTGGAAGAGATCGCCGACCGGCTGAATGCGGAATCCGAGGGCGAACGGGCCGCGGCACTGGAACTGGCGCTCGAAGCGTTGTATCTGGCCAAGAGAATCGACAAGGTATCCGGGGAGGGCCAAACCGTTTATGGCTAA
- the purN gene encoding phosphoribosylglycinamide formyltransferase: MVEPLRVPPSAPARLVVLASGTGSLLNSLLAAAVDDYPARVVAVGVDRDCRATEIAAAASVPTFTVRLGDHPDRAAWDAAITEATAAHSPDLIVSAGFMKILGPQFLSRFVGRTLNTHPALLPAFAGAHAVPEALDYGVKVTGCTVHLVDAGMDTGPILAQEPIAVLDGDTEETLHERIKVIERRLLVDVVAAIATRGVTWTGRKATLG, from the coding sequence GTGGTCGAACCGCTCCGCGTGCCCCCGAGCGCGCCGGCGCGACTGGTGGTGCTGGCGTCGGGCACCGGATCGCTGTTGAATTCCCTGCTGGCCGCCGCCGTCGATGACTACCCGGCCCGAGTGGTCGCGGTCGGCGTGGATCGCGACTGCCGGGCCACCGAGATCGCCGCGGCCGCTTCGGTGCCGACGTTCACCGTCCGCCTCGGTGACCACCCCGATCGCGCGGCCTGGGACGCTGCGATCACCGAGGCCACCGCCGCGCACTCGCCCGATCTGATCGTGTCGGCCGGCTTCATGAAAATCCTTGGACCGCAATTCCTTTCACGATTCGTCGGCCGGACACTGAATACGCATCCGGCGCTGTTGCCGGCTTTCGCGGGAGCGCATGCCGTTCCCGAAGCGCTGGATTACGGTGTGAAGGTCACCGGCTGTACGGTGCACCTGGTAGATGCCGGCATGGACACCGGGCCGATATTGGCGCAGGAGCCCATTGCGGTGCTCGACGGCGACACCGAAGAGACCTTGCACGAACGCATCAAAGTCATCGAACGCAGACTGCTGGTGGACGTGGTGGCCGCGATCGCAACCCGCGGCGTGACCTGGACCGGACGAAAGGCGACCTTGGGATGA
- the sucC gene encoding ADP-forming succinate--CoA ligase subunit beta has product MDLFEYQAKELFVKHNVPTTPGRVTDTAEGAKEIATEVGAPVMVKAQVKVGGRGKAGGVKFAATPDDAYEHAKNILGLDIKGHIVKKLLVAEASDIAEEYYISFLLDRANRTYLAMCSVEGGMEIEEVAATKPERLAKVPVDAVTGVDLATARSIAEQGHLPAEVLDAAANTISKLWELFVAEDATLVEVNPLVRTPDDQILALDGKVTLDANADFRQPGHAEFEDRDATDPLELKAKEHDLNYVKLDGAVGIIGNGAGLVMSTLDVVAYAGEKHGGVKPANFLDIGGGASAEVMAAGLDVILNDKQVKSVFVNVFGGITSCDAVANGIVTALNMLGDEANKPLVVRLDGNNVDEGRKILADANHPLVIQAETMDAGADKAAELANK; this is encoded by the coding sequence TTTCGAGTATCAAGCGAAAGAACTGTTCGTAAAGCACAACGTACCTACTACGCCCGGTCGTGTAACCGACACCGCCGAGGGTGCGAAGGAAATCGCGACCGAGGTCGGCGCCCCGGTGATGGTCAAGGCGCAGGTCAAGGTAGGTGGCCGCGGCAAGGCCGGTGGCGTGAAATTCGCCGCGACACCCGACGACGCGTACGAGCACGCCAAGAACATCCTCGGCCTGGACATCAAGGGCCACATCGTGAAGAAGCTGCTGGTGGCCGAGGCGAGCGACATCGCCGAGGAGTACTACATCTCGTTCCTGCTCGACCGCGCCAACCGCACCTACCTGGCGATGTGTTCGGTCGAGGGCGGTATGGAGATCGAAGAAGTCGCCGCCACCAAGCCCGAGCGGCTGGCCAAGGTCCCGGTGGACGCCGTGACCGGTGTCGACCTGGCGACCGCCCGGTCCATCGCCGAGCAGGGCCACCTGCCGGCCGAGGTGCTCGACGCCGCGGCCAACACCATCTCCAAGCTGTGGGAGCTGTTCGTCGCCGAGGACGCCACGCTGGTCGAGGTCAACCCGCTGGTGCGCACTCCGGACGACCAAATCCTGGCGCTGGACGGCAAGGTCACCCTGGACGCCAACGCCGACTTCCGCCAGCCCGGCCACGCCGAGTTCGAGGACCGCGACGCGACCGACCCGCTGGAGCTCAAGGCCAAGGAGCACGACCTCAACTACGTCAAGCTCGACGGCGCCGTCGGCATCATCGGTAACGGCGCGGGTCTGGTGATGTCGACGCTCGACGTCGTCGCCTACGCCGGGGAGAAGCACGGTGGGGTCAAGCCGGCCAACTTCCTCGACATCGGCGGTGGCGCCTCGGCCGAAGTGATGGCCGCGGGTCTCGACGTCATCCTGAACGACAAGCAGGTCAAGAGCGTGTTCGTCAACGTGTTCGGCGGCATCACGTCCTGCGACGCCGTCGCCAACGGCATCGTGACTGCGCTGAACATGCTCGGCGACGAGGCCAACAAGCCGCTCGTGGTCCGGCTCGACGGCAACAACGTCGACGAAGGCCGCAAGATCCTCGCCGATGCCAACCACCCGCTGGTGATCCAGGCCGAGACCATGGACGCGGGCGCCGACAAAGCCGCCGAGCTGGCGAACAAGTAA
- a CDS encoding acetyl-CoA acetyltransferase yields the protein MPVDPRTPVLVGVGQFTERIDDPDYRGMSAVDLATAAVREALADTGAKGVAQAVDTVFALRQFEISGPMPAALGKSNNYPRSVMNRLGGDPARVVLEPVGGQGPQKLVTEAGNAIAAGDADVVLIMGSEAGSTARFWRHAAEKGQAKPNFTEHVEGQLEDRGHQIFSYIDDYTIQHGLTGAPVQYGLMENARRARLGHSVADYRREMAELFAPMSKVAAKNPFSSSPLERSVDEIITVTDDNRMICDPYPRLLVARDQVNQGAAAVLMSVQAATRLGVAQDKWVYLHGHSDMIEQAMLDRADLGASPAAVHAVREALRVARIGTDDIATFDLYSCFPFPVFVICEALGIDGDDPRGLTLTGGLPYFGGPGNSYSLHGIAETVTQMRDRPGQFGLVGANGGIMSKYSVGIYSTTPVDWRTDNCAALNTQINALPKVEVTKTPDGAATIETYSVRYDWPIRTGIIVGRLAADDTRFMATTDDQDLVALMCDDDPLGAEISVWSTDNGNRASLG from the coding sequence ATGCCGGTGGATCCGCGTACTCCGGTGCTCGTCGGCGTCGGCCAGTTCACCGAGCGCATCGACGACCCCGACTATCGCGGCATGTCGGCGGTCGACCTCGCGACGGCGGCCGTGCGGGAAGCGCTTGCCGACACCGGCGCCAAAGGCGTTGCACAGGCTGTCGACACGGTATTCGCGCTGCGGCAGTTCGAGATCTCGGGGCCGATGCCGGCGGCGCTCGGCAAGTCGAACAACTACCCGCGTTCGGTGATGAACCGTCTCGGCGGTGACCCGGCCCGCGTGGTCCTCGAACCCGTCGGTGGGCAGGGTCCGCAGAAGCTGGTCACCGAGGCGGGTAACGCGATCGCCGCGGGCGACGCCGACGTCGTGCTGATCATGGGCTCGGAGGCGGGATCGACGGCGCGCTTTTGGCGCCATGCCGCCGAGAAGGGGCAAGCCAAGCCCAATTTCACCGAACATGTCGAGGGTCAGCTGGAGGATCGCGGCCACCAGATCTTCAGCTACATCGACGATTACACGATCCAGCACGGCTTGACCGGGGCGCCCGTGCAGTACGGGCTGATGGAGAACGCCCGTCGCGCCCGTCTCGGTCACAGCGTGGCCGACTATCGGCGCGAGATGGCCGAATTGTTCGCCCCGATGTCGAAAGTGGCTGCCAAGAACCCGTTTTCGTCATCGCCGCTCGAGCGGTCCGTCGACGAGATCATTACCGTGACCGACGACAACCGGATGATCTGTGACCCGTACCCTCGGCTGCTGGTCGCCCGCGATCAGGTCAACCAGGGCGCCGCGGCGGTGCTGATGTCCGTTCAGGCGGCGACCCGCCTTGGTGTGGCGCAGGACAAGTGGGTTTATCTGCACGGCCACTCGGACATGATCGAGCAGGCGATGCTGGATCGCGCCGACCTCGGCGCCAGCCCGGCGGCGGTTCATGCGGTCCGAGAAGCGTTGCGGGTAGCCCGAATTGGCACCGACGACATCGCCACATTTGACCTGTACAGCTGCTTTCCGTTCCCGGTGTTCGTCATCTGCGAAGCCCTCGGCATCGACGGCGACGATCCGCGCGGCCTGACCCTGACCGGCGGATTGCCCTACTTCGGCGGTCCCGGGAACAGCTACTCGCTGCACGGTATCGCCGAGACGGTCACGCAAATGCGGGACAGGCCAGGGCAATTCGGCCTGGTTGGTGCCAACGGCGGCATCATGAGCAAGTACTCGGTCGGTATTTACTCGACCACACCCGTCGACTGGCGGACCGACAACTGCGCGGCGCTGAATACCCAGATCAACGCGCTGCCGAAGGTTGAGGTCACGAAAACGCCCGACGGTGCCGCGACGATCGAGACGTACTCGGTGCGCTACGACTGGCCGATCCGCACCGGCATCATCGTCGGCCGGCTCGCGGCGGACGACACCCGCTTCATGGCCACCACCGACGACCAGGATCTCGTCGCGTTGATGTGCGACGACGATCCGCTCGGGGCGGAGATCTCGGTGTGGTCGACCGACAACGGCAACCGGGCTTCCCTGGGATAG
- a CDS encoding cell division protein PerM: MKRVSESGDNRAAGARQARDLVRVAFGPAVLALVVIAAVTLLQLLIANSDMTGALGAIASIWLGVHKVPISIGGRELGVLPLLPILFMVWATARTTARATSRYSSWLVVRWVVASALGGPLLIAAIALAVIHDASTVLTELQTPSALRAFASVATVHAIGAAIGVGSRVGRRALAAASLPFWLAESLRAAVAGVLALVGLSGFVTAGSLVVHWATMQDLYGITDSIFGEFSLTVLSMLYAPNVIVGTSAVAVGSSAHIGFATFSSFTVFGGDIPALPVLAAAPTPPLGPVWVALLIVGASSGVAVGQQCARRPLPLLPALAKLLVAAVVGALVMSLLAFGGSGRLGNFGDVGVDQGALWIGTFFWFAVIGWVTVVMTGGVRPIRFSRPRRPEQKRAPAPPTEEPKDFADVFSEPVEQDLLLEDEEEFAEPSLDEPPLGEPLLGEPLPGEPLDEPAADAPGPSEPEHSATERDPAD; encoded by the coding sequence GTGAAAAGGGTGTCGGAAAGCGGGGACAACCGAGCGGCGGGCGCTCGCCAGGCGCGCGACCTCGTCCGGGTCGCGTTCGGCCCGGCAGTGCTGGCGCTGGTCGTCATCGCTGCGGTCACGCTGCTGCAGCTGTTGATCGCCAACAGCGACATGACCGGCGCGCTCGGGGCGATCGCCAGCATCTGGCTGGGGGTGCACAAGGTGCCGATTTCGATCGGCGGCCGCGAGCTCGGTGTATTGCCGCTGCTGCCAATCCTGTTCATGGTGTGGGCGACCGCGCGTACCACCGCGCGCGCCACCAGCCGCTATTCGTCCTGGCTCGTGGTCCGTTGGGTCGTCGCGTCGGCGTTGGGCGGGCCTCTGCTGATCGCGGCGATCGCGCTGGCCGTCATCCACGACGCCTCCACGGTGCTTACCGAGTTGCAGACACCCAGCGCCCTGCGCGCCTTCGCCAGCGTGGCGACGGTGCACGCCATCGGCGCCGCGATCGGAGTGGGATCCCGGGTCGGCCGGCGGGCGCTGGCGGCGGCGTCCTTGCCCTTCTGGCTGGCCGAGTCGTTGCGCGCCGCGGTCGCCGGCGTGCTGGCGCTGGTCGGACTCTCCGGCTTCGTGACGGCCGGATCGCTGGTCGTGCACTGGGCGACGATGCAGGATCTCTACGGGATCACCGATTCCATCTTCGGCGAGTTCAGCCTCACCGTGCTCTCGATGCTCTATGCCCCCAACGTCATCGTCGGAACCTCGGCGGTCGCGGTGGGGTCCAGTGCGCATATTGGTTTTGCGACGTTCAGTTCGTTCACCGTTTTCGGCGGTGACATTCCGGCGCTGCCCGTCCTGGCTGCGGCGCCGACGCCGCCGCTGGGGCCGGTGTGGGTGGCGCTGCTGATCGTCGGAGCCTCGTCGGGTGTGGCGGTCGGCCAGCAGTGCGCCCGACGTCCGCTCCCGCTGCTTCCCGCGCTGGCCAAGCTGCTGGTCGCCGCGGTGGTCGGGGCGCTGGTGATGTCGCTGCTGGCATTCGGCGGCAGCGGCCGGCTGGGCAACTTCGGTGACGTCGGGGTGGACCAGGGCGCCCTGTGGATCGGCACCTTCTTCTGGTTTGCGGTCATCGGCTGGGTCACGGTGGTGATGACCGGCGGGGTCAGGCCCATCAGATTCAGCAGGCCCCGGCGGCCCGAACAGAAGCGGGCGCCCGCACCGCCGACCGAAGAACCGAAGGATTTCGCGGACGTATTCTCCGAGCCCGTCGAGCAGGATCTGCTGCTCGAAGACGAGGAGGAGTTTGCCGAGCCCTCGTTGGACGAACCGCCGTTGGGCGAGCCGCTGCTGGGGGAGCCATTGCCCGGCGAGCCGTTAGACGAGCCCGCGGCCGACGCGCCCGGGCCTAGCGAACCGGAGCACAGCGCGACCGAGCGCGATCCCGCGGACTAG
- a CDS encoding DUF5336 domain-containing protein has product MTYSPGSPGYPQAQPGGSYPGATPSFAKTDDGESKLPLYVNIAVVVLGLAVYLLNFGPTFVLSSDLGPAAGGRAGDAGTAVLVAVLAALLAGLSLLPKAKNYSGVVAAVAALGALLAIAEVINTPSGFAVGWAMWPLVAASVLQAVAAVVALLLDAGVITPPPPRPKYDPYAQYGQYGQYGQYGGQQHGGYYGQQTPQQHNPQSGYGSQYGGYNPASQAPTQSAIPTGGYGAQSPQSGPQPAAQQGPSTPPTGFPSFSPPPSVGGTGAAEQPGDQSPAGPAPS; this is encoded by the coding sequence ATGACCTACTCGCCCGGGAGTCCCGGCTATCCGCAAGCGCAGCCCGGTGGCTCCTACCCCGGTGCCACCCCTTCGTTCGCGAAGACCGACGACGGCGAGAGCAAGCTGCCGTTGTACGTCAACATCGCGGTGGTCGTGCTCGGCCTGGCGGTGTACCTGCTGAACTTCGGGCCGACCTTCGTGCTCAGCTCCGACCTCGGTCCGGCTGCCGGCGGACGCGCCGGTGACGCCGGCACTGCGGTGCTCGTCGCCGTGTTGGCCGCGCTGCTCGCCGGGTTGAGCCTGCTGCCGAAGGCCAAAAACTACTCGGGAGTGGTGGCGGCCGTCGCCGCCCTCGGCGCACTGCTGGCGATCGCCGAGGTCATCAACACCCCGTCCGGATTCGCCGTCGGCTGGGCGATGTGGCCGCTGGTAGCGGCCAGCGTGCTGCAGGCGGTCGCCGCGGTCGTCGCGCTGCTGCTGGACGCCGGTGTCATCACCCCGCCGCCGCCGCGGCCCAAGTACGACCCCTACGCGCAGTACGGCCAATACGGTCAGTACGGGCAATACGGCGGTCAACAGCACGGCGGGTACTACGGGCAGCAGACCCCGCAGCAGCACAACCCGCAGTCGGGATACGGATCCCAATACGGCGGCTACAACCCCGCCAGCCAGGCCCCGACCCAGAGTGCGATCCCGACCGGCGGCTACGGCGCCCAGTCTCCGCAGTCCGGGCCGCAACCGGCCGCGCAGCAGGGCCCCTCGACACCGCCCACCGGCTTCCCGAGCTTCAGCCCGCCCCCGTCGGTCGGCGGCACGGGTGCCGCCGAGCAGCCCGGGGATCAGTCGCCCGCTGGACCGGCCCCGTCCTAA